The Immundisolibacter cernigliae genome has a window encoding:
- the secA gene encoding preprotein translocase subunit SecA yields the protein MLQSLVRRIVGSRNQREVKRYFKSVGRINALAPQFEALTDAQLRQWTDTLKQRHANGETLDQLLPEAFALVREAAGRVLGMRHFDVQLVGGMVLHEGKIAEMRTGEGKTLVATLPAYLNALAGKGVHVVTVNDYLARRDGGWMGRVYEFLGLSTGIIVSNLDQAARQAAYAADITYGTNNEFGFDYLRDNMAFTAADRVQRRSYGIVDEVDSILIDEARTPLIISGPSEGSTELYAKVNVLIPRLTRQTETDGPGDYHVDEKTRQVLLTDAGHEHAEELLAQAGLLGEGESLYDAANITLMHHLNASLRAHTLFQRDVHYVVNNGEVIIVDEFTGRLMPGRRWSEGLHQAVEAKEKVPVKQENQTLATITFQNYFRLYDKLSGMTGTADTEAFELHSIYGLEVVVIPTHRPMVRKDHGDQVFLTVDEKYDAVLADITDCHGRGQPVLVGTASIETSELVSARLKKANIPHQVLNAKYHEQEAQIIAAAGEVGAVTIATNMAGRGTDIVLGGNLEARLHGVEDPAERERIRSDWQAQHDKVVELGGLHVAGTERNESRRVDNQLRGRSGRQGDPGSSRFYLSLQDDLMRIFASDRVSGWMQKLGLEPGEAIEHRWVTRAIENAQKKVEGRNFDMRKQLLEYDDIANEQRKLIYQQRNELLEADDVSGTVLAMVGDVVGATVDRYLPPGSVEEQWDLAGLKEALHDELGSACDPLELASEPDMDATALRARLVEIIEAELAQKQSRVEPAVMRHFEKAVMLQVLDSHWKDHLAAMDHLRHSIHLRGYAQKNPKQEYKREAFTLFTQMLDRVKTDVATTLLRVQVRAEEDVEAVERQRRPAGEYDYQHAPAGALEGEAQAEEADVALAQRPSAAPFVRGMPKVGRNEPCPCGSGKKFKQCHGQLQ from the coding sequence ATGCTCCAGTCCCTTGTGCGGCGCATCGTCGGCAGCCGCAACCAGCGCGAAGTGAAGCGCTATTTCAAGTCCGTCGGGCGCATCAACGCGCTGGCGCCGCAGTTCGAGGCGCTGACCGACGCCCAGCTGCGGCAATGGACCGACACCCTCAAGCAGCGCCACGCCAACGGCGAAACCCTGGACCAGCTGCTGCCGGAAGCCTTCGCCCTGGTGCGCGAGGCGGCTGGCCGGGTGCTGGGCATGCGCCACTTCGATGTACAGCTGGTCGGCGGCATGGTGCTGCACGAGGGCAAGATCGCCGAGATGCGCACCGGCGAGGGCAAGACCCTGGTCGCCACACTGCCGGCCTACCTGAACGCGCTCGCCGGCAAGGGCGTGCACGTGGTGACGGTGAACGACTACCTGGCGCGCCGCGATGGCGGCTGGATGGGCCGGGTCTACGAGTTCCTGGGCCTGAGCACCGGCATCATCGTGTCGAACCTGGACCAGGCGGCGCGTCAGGCCGCCTACGCGGCCGACATCACCTACGGAACCAACAACGAATTCGGTTTCGACTACCTGCGCGACAACATGGCCTTCACGGCTGCCGACCGCGTGCAGCGCAGAAGCTACGGCATCGTCGACGAAGTGGATTCGATCCTCATCGACGAGGCGCGCACGCCGCTGATCATCTCCGGCCCGTCCGAGGGCAGCACCGAGCTGTACGCCAAGGTCAACGTGCTGATCCCGCGCCTGACGCGCCAGACCGAAACCGACGGCCCGGGCGACTACCACGTCGACGAGAAAACCCGTCAGGTGCTGCTGACCGACGCCGGCCACGAGCACGCCGAGGAGCTGCTTGCCCAGGCCGGCCTGCTGGGCGAGGGCGAGAGCCTGTACGACGCGGCCAACATCACCCTGATGCACCACCTGAACGCCTCGCTGCGCGCCCACACGCTGTTCCAGCGCGACGTGCATTACGTGGTCAACAACGGCGAAGTGATCATCGTGGACGAGTTCACCGGTCGGCTGATGCCCGGCCGGCGCTGGTCCGAGGGCCTGCACCAGGCGGTCGAGGCGAAGGAAAAGGTGCCGGTCAAGCAAGAAAACCAGACCCTGGCCACCATCACCTTCCAGAACTACTTCCGCCTCTACGACAAGCTGTCGGGCATGACCGGCACCGCCGACACGGAAGCCTTCGAGCTGCACTCGATCTACGGCCTGGAAGTGGTGGTCATTCCCACGCACCGGCCGATGGTGCGCAAGGATCACGGCGATCAGGTGTTCCTGACGGTGGACGAGAAATACGACGCCGTGCTGGCCGACATCACCGACTGCCACGGCCGCGGCCAGCCGGTGCTGGTCGGCACCGCCTCCATCGAAACCTCCGAGTTGGTGTCCGCGCGGCTGAAGAAGGCCAACATCCCGCACCAGGTGCTCAACGCCAAGTACCACGAGCAGGAAGCGCAGATCATTGCCGCCGCCGGCGAAGTGGGCGCCGTCACCATCGCCACCAACATGGCCGGCCGCGGCACCGACATCGTGCTGGGCGGCAACCTGGAAGCGCGCCTGCACGGCGTCGAGGATCCGGCCGAGCGCGAACGCATCCGCAGCGATTGGCAGGCCCAGCACGACAAGGTGGTCGAACTGGGCGGCCTGCACGTGGCCGGCACCGAGCGCAACGAATCCCGGCGTGTGGACAACCAGCTGCGCGGCCGCTCCGGGCGCCAGGGCGACCCCGGCTCGTCGCGCTTCTATCTGTCCCTGCAGGACGACCTGATGCGCATCTTTGCGTCGGACCGGGTATCCGGCTGGATGCAGAAGCTGGGTCTGGAACCGGGCGAAGCGATCGAGCACCGCTGGGTGACGCGTGCCATCGAGAATGCACAAAAGAAAGTCGAAGGCCGCAACTTCGACATGCGCAAGCAATTGCTCGAATACGACGACATCGCCAACGAACAGCGCAAGCTGATCTACCAGCAGCGCAACGAACTGCTGGAAGCCGACGACGTGTCCGGCACCGTGCTGGCCATGGTGGGCGATGTGGTCGGCGCCACCGTGGACCGCTACCTGCCGCCCGGCAGCGTGGAAGAACAATGGGATCTGGCCGGCCTGAAGGAAGCGCTGCACGACGAACTGGGCAGCGCCTGCGACCCGCTGGAACTGGCCAGCGAACCGGACATGGACGCCACCGCGCTGCGTGCCCGGCTGGTCGAAATCATCGAAGCCGAACTTGCGCAAAAGCAGTCCCGGGTCGAGCCGGCCGTCATGCGCCACTTCGAGAAGGCGGTCATGCTGCAGGTGCTCGACAGCCACTGGAAGGACCATCTGGCGGCCATGGATCACCTGCGTCACAGCATTCACCTGCGCGGCTACGCCCAGAAAAATCCCAAGCAGGAATACAAGCGCGAGGCCTTCACCCTGTTCACGCAGATGCTCGATCGGGTCAAGACCGACGTCGCCACCACCCTGCTGCGCGTGCAGGTGCGCGCCGAAGAAGACGTGGAAGCGGTCGAGCGCCAGCGCCGCCCAGCCGGCGAATACGACTACCAACACGCTCCGGCAGGTGCGCTGGAAGGCGAGGCCCAGGCCGAGGAAGCCGACGTGGCCCTGGCCCAGCGCCCGTCGGCGGCGCCCTTCGTGCGCGGCATGCCCAAGGTGGGCCGCAACGAACCGTGCCCGTGCGGCTCCGGCAAGAAGTTCAAGCAGTGCCACGGCCAGCTTCAGTGA